The following coding sequences lie in one Euhalothece natronophila Z-M001 genomic window:
- the tsaE gene encoding tRNA (adenosine(37)-N6)-threonylcarbamoyltransferase complex ATPase subunit type 1 TsaE produces MNITLANAEATQALGNKLGEILVPNSVILLFGELGAGKTTFVQGLGEGLGITIPIVSPTFTLVNEYQQGRLPLYHLDLYRLESPEAIAGLFPETYWEGKEVRPGITAIEWANRLPYLPESYLEVSLFQTEVARQAKIEFYPHNSEARLSIFKIIKDIAI; encoded by the coding sequence ATGAATATCACCCTTGCCAATGCAGAAGCAACTCAAGCACTGGGAAATAAGTTAGGAGAAATCCTTGTTCCTAATAGTGTAATTTTATTATTTGGGGAACTTGGGGCGGGAAAAACCACCTTTGTGCAAGGTTTAGGAGAAGGTTTAGGCATAACAATCCCCATTGTTAGCCCTACTTTTACTTTAGTTAATGAATATCAACAAGGACGGCTTCCCCTTTACCATTTAGACTTATACCGCTTAGAAAGTCCTGAAGCCATTGCAGGCTTATTTCCGGAAACTTACTGGGAAGGAAAAGAAGTTCGCCCTGGGATTACTGCTATTGAATGGGCAAACCGACTTCCTTATTTGCCAGAGAGTTATCTAGAAGTGAGTCTCTTCCAAACAGAGGTTGCTCGTCAAGCTAAAATAGAATTTTATCCTCACAATTCTGAAGCAAGGTTATCTATTTTTAAAATTATTAAAGATATAGCAATATGA
- a CDS encoding DUF29 domain-containing protein, producing MVAQSSQALKDLYEKDFVLWIDQTAEQIRQGNINNLDWENLLAEIEALGREQRNKVESYLIQTIKNLLMYQYWQSEKVYCERGWIEEIDNFRIELEILLRSKTLYNYGISILENCYQKAKRSVIKKTEFSARVFPEKCPYTWEEVIDFDFLPESNS from the coding sequence ATGGTAGCTCAATCATCACAAGCCTTAAAAGATCTTTATGAGAAAGACTTTGTTTTATGGATTGACCAAACAGCAGAACAAATTCGGCAAGGAAACATTAATAATTTAGACTGGGAAAATCTTTTAGCGGAGATAGAGGCGTTGGGGAGAGAACAGAGAAATAAAGTAGAAAGCTATCTAATTCAAACGATTAAAAATTTATTAATGTATCAATATTGGCAGTCAGAAAAGGTTTATTGTGAGCGCGGATGGATAGAGGAAATTGATAATTTTCGGATTGAATTAGAAATTTTACTAAGATCGAAGACACTTTATAACTATGGAATCTCTATTTTGGAAAACTGTTATCAAAAAGCAAAACGTTCGGTCATCAAAAAAACAGAATTTTCGGCTAGGGTGTTTCCTGAAAAATGTCCTTATACTTGGGAAGAGGTAATAGACTTTGATTTTTTGCCTGAGTCCAATTCCTAA
- a CDS encoding glutamate-5-semialdehyde dehydrogenase, producing the protein MVALETTPNSLSSLAQQTQNAAKQLAILSTQQRNEALSAIAQALSTYQDDIITANAKDCEQAKIDGIPEALQARLKLDQNKLQSAIAGIEDVAKLPDPIGTTQINRELDKGLILKRLTCPLGVLGVIFEARPDALIQITSLAIKSGNGVILKGGKEALNSCQTLTQVIHNALAETDVPPEAVQLLTTRAEIQELLALDQYVDLIIPRGSNSFVRYIQENTNIPVLGHADGICHIYIDQEADLNKAVTLTVDSKTQYPAACNAVETLLVHQAIAKDVLPLLEKAMTEKGVTLRGDQATRQILPQIEEATATDWETEYGGLILAVKVVESAASAIAHIQTYSSKHTEAIITENSNLAQTFLHQVDAAGVFHNCSTRFSDGFRYGFGAEVGISTQKMPPRGPVGLEGLVTYKYQLTGDGHIAATYSGENAKPFTHKDL; encoded by the coding sequence ATGGTTGCCCTAGAAACAACGCCTAATTCCTTATCAAGTCTCGCTCAACAAACCCAAAACGCCGCAAAACAGTTAGCTATCTTATCGACACAGCAACGAAACGAAGCATTAAGCGCGATCGCGCAGGCGCTATCTACCTATCAAGACGACATTATTACTGCCAACGCCAAAGACTGTGAACAAGCCAAAATCGACGGCATTCCAGAAGCGCTACAAGCCAGATTAAAGTTAGATCAAAATAAATTACAAAGCGCGATCGCTGGTATTGAAGATGTTGCTAAACTCCCTGATCCCATTGGAACCACTCAAATTAACCGCGAACTTGACAAAGGATTAATCTTAAAACGCCTTACTTGCCCCTTAGGAGTCTTAGGAGTCATTTTTGAAGCCCGTCCCGATGCCCTCATTCAGATTACTAGTTTAGCGATTAAATCGGGGAATGGCGTAATTTTAAAGGGAGGCAAAGAAGCCCTTAATTCTTGTCAAACTTTAACCCAAGTTATTCATAATGCTTTAGCAGAAACGGATGTTCCTCCAGAAGCAGTGCAACTTCTTACCACTCGCGCTGAAATTCAAGAGTTATTAGCCTTAGATCAATATGTTGATTTAATTATTCCCAGAGGTTCTAATTCTTTTGTCCGCTATATTCAGGAAAACACGAATATTCCTGTTTTAGGACACGCCGATGGCATTTGTCATATTTATATTGATCAAGAAGCTGATCTCAACAAAGCGGTTACCCTGACTGTTGATTCTAAAACCCAATATCCGGCAGCCTGTAATGCAGTAGAAACCCTGTTAGTTCACCAGGCTATTGCTAAGGACGTTTTACCGTTACTGGAAAAAGCAATGACCGAAAAAGGGGTTACTTTACGCGGTGATCAAGCAACTCGTCAAATTTTACCGCAAATTGAAGAAGCCACAGCAACAGATTGGGAAACTGAATATGGAGGCTTAATATTAGCCGTTAAAGTTGTGGAAAGTGCCGCAAGCGCGATCGCGCATATTCAAACTTATAGCTCAAAACATACCGAAGCTATTATCACTGAAAATAGTAATCTTGCTCAAACATTTCTCCATCAGGTTGATGCCGCCGGAGTCTTCCATAACTGTTCCACTCGTTTCTCCGATGGCTTTCGTTATGGCTTTGGCGCAGAAGTCGGTATTAGCACTCAAAAAATGCCTCCAAGAGGGCCAGTGGGGTTAGAAGGATTGGTAACTTATAAATATCAACTTACGGGAGATGGACATATTGCGGCTACCTATAGTGGGGAGAATGCAAAACCTTTTACCCACAAAGATTTGTAA
- a CDS encoding homocysteine biosynthesis protein: MLRTIAQIKEKLEDKKAVVWTVEELKVQVAEKGVSQVAKEVDVVTTGTFEPMESSGAMINLGHTDPPINIRQCWLDGVPAYTGLGAVDLYLGATAIPDYRSSGEANELEARLGMNHKERSGGHIIQDLIAGKQIQLKAMGQVSDCYPRASFQTTLTRDTINQFYLYNPRNVYQNFIVGVNAGERILYTYLGPLHPRLGNAVYSCPGAISPLFNDPLLELIGIGTPVFLGGGIGYIAAEGTQHFPKQRRLANQTPIGPAATLTLVGDAKTMDPRWVRGCYFKNYGPSLMMGVGIPLPMLSEEAVAYCAIKDEDIVAPIVDFSIPRRVRPTFGLVNYAQLKSGKIKIEGETVRTAPLASIPRSREIATLLKEQILAGTFPIAEPIAPLPKDRAFLPQDRWGSQFALD; the protein is encoded by the coding sequence ATGCTACGAACGATCGCGCAGATCAAAGAAAAACTCGAAGATAAAAAAGCCGTTGTCTGGACAGTAGAAGAACTAAAAGTCCAAGTGGCGGAGAAAGGAGTTAGCCAAGTTGCCAAAGAAGTAGATGTGGTGACAACTGGCACGTTTGAACCCATGGAATCCTCTGGGGCAATGATTAACCTCGGGCATACAGATCCCCCCATTAATATCCGACAATGCTGGTTAGATGGTGTTCCCGCTTACACGGGATTAGGGGCGGTTGATCTTTATCTGGGAGCAACTGCCATTCCAGATTATCGTAGTTCTGGGGAAGCCAATGAGTTAGAAGCTCGTCTTGGAATGAATCACAAGGAACGGAGCGGCGGTCATATTATCCAAGATTTAATTGCTGGAAAACAGATTCAACTCAAAGCCATGGGACAAGTTAGTGACTGTTATCCCCGTGCTTCCTTTCAAACCACGCTTACTCGCGATACTATTAATCAATTTTATCTTTATAATCCTCGCAACGTCTATCAAAATTTTATCGTGGGAGTAAATGCGGGAGAGCGTATTCTTTACACTTATTTGGGGCCACTACACCCTAGATTAGGAAATGCCGTCTATTCTTGTCCTGGGGCAATTTCTCCTCTGTTTAATGATCCCCTGCTAGAGTTAATTGGTATTGGTACTCCTGTCTTTTTAGGTGGGGGAATTGGTTATATTGCCGCAGAAGGAACGCAACATTTTCCTAAACAAAGACGACTCGCAAATCAAACCCCCATTGGTCCCGCTGCTACTTTAACCCTGGTTGGTGATGCGAAAACGATGGATCCGCGTTGGGTAAGGGGCTGTTATTTTAAAAATTATGGTCCTTCTCTAATGATGGGAGTGGGAATCCCGTTACCCATGTTAAGCGAAGAAGCGGTTGCCTATTGTGCCATTAAAGATGAAGATATTGTTGCCCCCATTGTTGATTTTTCCATTCCTAGACGAGTGCGACCAACTTTTGGCTTAGTGAATTATGCTCAACTCAAAAGTGGCAAAATAAAAATCGAAGGGGAAACTGTACGAACTGCTCCTTTAGCAAGTATTCCGCGATCGCGCGAAATTGCCACCCTTCTCAAAGAGCAAATTCTTGCAGGAACTTTTCCCATAGCAGAACCCATTGCCCCCTTACCGAAAGATCGTGCCTTTCTCCCTCAAGATCGTTGGGGATCGCAGTTTGCCCTAGATTGA
- the gcvP gene encoding aminomethyl-transferring glycine dehydrogenase yields the protein MVNLDSRTRQLNNTQPRSPVAEVLGLEDQFVQRHVDPTPTEIEQMLTELGFSSLDDLIDKTVPSSIRLKQDLNLPTEKSEDEALKQLRAIASQNQVFRSLIGMGYSDCITPAAIQRNILENPGWYTAYTPYQPEIAQGRLEALLNFQTMVSDLTGLEIANASLLDEATAAAEAMSMSLGVCKNKANAFFVSKNCHPQTIELLHTRAKPLGVEIIVGDEQTFDCSTPIFGAILQYPTTDGKVCDYREFVEKVHEQKALVTVAADPLSLALLTPPGEWGADIAVGSTQRFGVPLGYGGPHAAYFATKEKYKRQIPGRLVGVSKDTQGKPALRLALQTREQHIRRDRATSNICTAQVLLAVIASTYAVYHGPGGIKRIAEKVHRLTVTLAEGLKRIGYTISSEPYFDTLKIETSNGPREQQEILNAAQAEKINLRAYDDGAIGVSLDETSTVEEVTTLLQIFAGQETLPLRLEELVPELTFEFPEPFQRTSEYLTEPVFNQYHSETKLLRYLNHLQSKDLSLTTSMIPLGSCTMKLNAAAEMYPVTWPEFGKIHPFAPKSQTQGYQTLFQQLREWLAEITGFADISLQPNAGAQGEYTGLLVIRQYHETRGEGHRNICLIPESAHGTNPASAVMCGMKVVPISCNERGDIDLEELRAKAEKYSDNLGALMITYPSTHGVFETEIQTICDIVHEHGGQVYLDGANMNAQMGLCRPGDYGADVCHLNLHKTFCIPHGGGGPGMGPIGVQSHLAPFLPSHPVIETGGEKAIGAVAAAPWGSPSILPISWMFIAMMGGKGLTHASKVAILNANYIAHRLDDHYPVLYKGNAGLVAHECIIDLRPVKKSANIGVDDIAKRLMDFGFHAPTVSWPVAGTIMVEPTESESKEELDRFCDAMIAIRQEIAAIEAGEVDAEDNPLKKAPHTHEMLIADDWQYSYSREKAAYPADWLREYKFWPAVSRIDNAYGDRNLVCSCVGMEAYKE from the coding sequence ATGGTTAATTTAGATTCAAGAACCAGACAACTCAATAACACTCAACCCCGATCCCCTGTGGCGGAAGTTTTAGGGTTGGAGGATCAGTTTGTGCAACGGCACGTTGATCCGACTCCCACCGAAATTGAACAGATGCTAACGGAATTAGGGTTCTCGTCTCTTGATGATCTCATTGATAAGACCGTTCCTAGTTCCATTCGCTTAAAGCAAGACTTAAACCTGCCTACCGAAAAAAGTGAAGATGAGGCGTTAAAGCAGTTACGCGCGATCGCGTCTCAAAATCAAGTCTTTCGCTCCCTAATTGGCATGGGCTACTCTGACTGTATTACCCCTGCTGCGATTCAGCGAAACATTTTAGAAAACCCAGGCTGGTACACCGCATATACGCCCTATCAGCCAGAAATTGCTCAGGGACGGTTAGAAGCCCTGCTCAACTTCCAAACCATGGTCAGTGATTTAACGGGCTTGGAAATTGCCAATGCTTCCCTATTAGACGAAGCCACAGCAGCCGCTGAAGCCATGAGCATGAGCTTAGGGGTGTGTAAAAATAAAGCCAATGCCTTTTTTGTCTCCAAAAATTGTCATCCGCAAACCATTGAACTGTTACACACAAGAGCGAAACCCCTTGGTGTAGAAATCATTGTTGGGGATGAGCAAACCTTTGACTGTAGTACGCCCATTTTTGGAGCAATCCTGCAATATCCCACTACCGACGGCAAAGTCTGTGACTATCGGGAATTTGTGGAAAAAGTCCATGAACAAAAAGCATTGGTAACGGTTGCGGCTGATCCTCTGAGTTTGGCACTTTTAACGCCACCTGGAGAATGGGGCGCAGACATTGCGGTTGGCTCTACCCAACGGTTTGGGGTACCGTTAGGGTATGGTGGACCACACGCCGCCTATTTTGCAACCAAAGAAAAATATAAACGTCAAATTCCCGGCAGATTAGTGGGAGTTTCTAAAGATACACAAGGAAAGCCGGCGCTCCGCCTCGCGTTACAGACACGAGAGCAGCATATCCGGCGCGATCGCGCAACCAGTAATATTTGCACTGCCCAAGTATTACTAGCCGTGATTGCATCAACTTACGCCGTTTATCATGGACCTGGTGGCATCAAACGCATTGCCGAAAAAGTCCATCGGTTGACAGTTACCCTTGCAGAAGGCTTAAAACGCATTGGTTACACCATTAGCTCTGAGCCGTATTTCGATACCTTAAAAATCGAAACCAGCAATGGGCCACGTGAACAACAAGAGATTCTCAACGCAGCGCAAGCCGAGAAAATCAACTTACGGGCTTATGATGATGGCGCGATTGGTGTGAGTTTAGACGAAACTAGCACCGTAGAAGAAGTAACCACGCTCTTGCAAATTTTCGCAGGTCAAGAAACATTGCCCTTGCGTTTAGAAGAACTGGTTCCCGAACTCACCTTTGAATTTCCTGAACCATTTCAACGGACGAGCGAGTATCTCACAGAACCCGTTTTCAATCAATATCACTCGGAAACGAAACTGTTGCGATATCTCAACCATCTCCAAAGCAAAGACTTATCCCTGACTACCTCCATGATTCCCTTAGGATCATGTACCATGAAGCTCAACGCCGCAGCAGAGATGTATCCTGTTACTTGGCCAGAGTTTGGGAAAATTCATCCCTTTGCGCCAAAATCACAAACTCAGGGCTATCAAACCCTCTTTCAACAGTTGCGAGAATGGCTAGCAGAAATCACGGGCTTTGCTGATATCTCCCTGCAGCCCAACGCAGGAGCGCAAGGAGAATACACAGGACTCCTAGTGATTCGTCAGTACCACGAAACCCGAGGCGAAGGTCATCGCAATATTTGTTTAATCCCTGAATCGGCACACGGTACTAACCCTGCTAGTGCGGTGATGTGTGGGATGAAAGTCGTTCCCATTAGCTGTAACGAACGGGGCGATATTGATCTTGAAGAATTACGGGCAAAAGCAGAAAAATACAGCGATAATTTAGGGGCGCTGATGATTACCTACCCCTCCACTCATGGGGTATTTGAAACGGAAATTCAAACCATCTGCGATATTGTCCACGAACACGGCGGACAAGTTTATCTGGATGGGGCAAACATGAACGCCCAAATGGGATTATGCCGTCCTGGGGATTATGGCGCTGATGTCTGTCACCTGAACTTACATAAAACCTTCTGTATCCCCCATGGTGGCGGTGGTCCTGGTATGGGTCCCATTGGCGTACAAAGCCATTTAGCCCCCTTCTTGCCCAGTCATCCTGTGATTGAAACGGGTGGCGAAAAAGCAATTGGTGCAGTAGCTGCTGCGCCTTGGGGAAGTCCCAGTATTTTGCCCATTTCTTGGATGTTTATTGCCATGATGGGTGGCAAAGGGTTAACTCACGCCAGTAAGGTTGCCATTCTCAACGCTAATTATATTGCTCATCGTTTGGATGACCATTACCCAGTGTTGTATAAAGGTAACGCTGGATTAGTGGCTCACGAATGTATCATTGATCTCCGTCCTGTGAAGAAAAGTGCCAACATTGGTGTCGATGACATTGCCAAGCGGTTAATGGATTTTGGCTTCCACGCGCCTACAGTGTCTTGGCCCGTTGCTGGCACAATTATGGTTGAGCCCACAGAAAGTGAGTCAAAAGAAGAGTTAGACCGTTTCTGTGATGCGATGATTGCGATTCGCCAAGAAATTGCTGCCATTGAAGCTGGAGAGGTAGATGCGGAAGATAATCCCTTGAAAAAAGCACCGCATACCCATGAAATGCTGATTGCTGATGATTGGCAATATTCCTACTCTCGGGAAAAAGCGGCGTATCCTGCTGACTGGCTACGAGAATACAAGTTCTGGCCGGCAGTAAGTCGAATTGATAACGCTTACGGCGATCGCAATTTAGTCTGTTCCTGTGTGGGAATGGAAGCCTACAAGGAATAG